One genomic segment of Pseudorasbora parva isolate DD20220531a chromosome 6, ASM2467924v1, whole genome shotgun sequence includes these proteins:
- the apobec2b gene encoding C->U-editing enzyme APOBEC-2b: MADKKDIKTPSKGILVKKKEKKAEKAESKPQKEKEKKKVKDENVTKKPEKTPENPPKDEEMPQGNGEIAEGAKGPVKEEEFELEPMELPPFEIIVGDRMNPTFFKFQFKNVEYSSGRNKTFLCYQVDIQGGATETDGLRGFLEDEHTGSHAEEAFFQQVLAYYDKSLQYTVTWYTSSSPCAACASKLVEILRARKTLRLNIHCSRLFQWEEPEIQAGLQVLARAGCKLRMMRPLDFAYVWSTFVENEEDNFTPWEDCQDNYDYYDEKLCDILK, encoded by the exons aagcgGAGAAAGCAGAGAGTAAACCTCAAAAggagaaagaaaagaagaaagtcaAAGATGAAAATGTGACAAAGAAGCCGGAGAAGACCCCGGAAAATCCGCCAAAAGATGAGGAGATGCCACAGGGAAATGGGGAGATAGCAGAAGGAGCCAAAGGCCCTGTCAAAGAAGAGGAGTTTGAGCTGGAGCCTATGGAGCTGCCTCCATTTGAGATCATTGTAGG AGACAGAATGAATCCCACCTTCTTTAAGTTCCAGTTTAAAAATGTGGAATATTCTTCCGGGCGCAATAAGACCTTCCTGTGCTACCAGGTAGACATCCAAGGTGGGGCTACAGAGACAGACGGCCTTCGTGGTTTCCTGGAGGATGAGCATACGGGTTCACACGCTGAAGAGGCCTTCTTTCAACAGGTGCTGGCCTATTACGACAAGTCACTCCAATACACGGTGACCTGGTACACGTCCTCGAGCCCTTGCGCAGCCTGCGCCTCTAAGCTCGTCGAGATCTTGCGAGCACGCAAGACATTGCGCCTTAACATCCACTGCTCCCGTCTTTTCCAGTGGGAGGAACCAGAGATCCAGGCCGGACTCCAGGTGCTAGCTAGGGCAGGATGTAAACTACGCATGATGAGGCCTTTGGATTTTGCGTATGTTTGGTCTACTTTCGTTGAGAACGAGGAAGATAACTTTACACCCTGGGAAGACTGTCAAGATAACTATGATTATTATGATGAGAAATTGTGTGATATTTTAAAATAG
- the oard1 gene encoding ADP-ribose glycohydrolase OARD1: protein MDKIMRTKLPCSAGWRLLHMRGDLFTCPSTDALAHCISEDCRMGAGVALLFKKKFCGVEELLAQEKQPGQCAVLKRSGRFVYYLVTKKKYYQKPTYDILRKSLVSMREHCLANGVNSISMPRIGCGLDKLKWEHVSSIITEVFQDTNITITVYTI from the exons ATGGACAAGATAATGCGGACGAAG CTCCCGTGCAGTGCAGGATGGCGGTTGCTCCACATGAGAGGAGATTTGTTCACCTGTCCTTCCACCGATGCCCTGGCACACTGCATCAGTGAAGACTGCCGCATGGGAGCAGGGGTCGCTTTGCTCTTCAAGAAAAAGTTTTGTGGAGTTGAGGAGCTACTGGCTCAGG AGAAGCAACCTGGGCAATGTGCAGTCCTTAAAAGATCTGGTCGTTTTGTATATTACCTG GTCACAAAGAAAAAGTACTACCAAAAACCCACCTATGACATTCTCAGAAAGAGCCTTGTATCTATGAGGGAACACTGCTTGGCCAATGGTGTGAACAGTATTTCAATGCCTCG GATTGGCTGTGGTCTGGATAAACTGAAATGGGAACATGTGTCTTCCATTATTACAGAAGTCTTCCAGGACACAAACATCACCATCACTGTGTACACTATCTAG
- the guca1b gene encoding guanylyl cyclase-activating protein 2, translating to MGQRLSEDSDDKEIDVAELQEWYKKFVVECPSGTLFMHEFKSFFGVTGNQEAADYIENMFRAFDKNGDNTIDFLEYVAALNLVLRGKLEHKLKWTFKMYDKDGSGCIDKTELKEIVESIYRLKKACHGELDEECNLLTPDQVVDRIFELVDENGDGELSLDEFIDGARRDKWVMKMLQMDVNPGDWINEQRRRSSNS from the exons ATGGGTCAGCGACTCAGTGAGGATTCTGACGACAAAGAGATTGATGTTGCTGAACTGCAAGAGTGGTATAAAAAGTTTGTGGTGGAATGTCCAAGCGGAACCCTCTTCATGCACGAGTTCAAGAGCTTCTTCGGTGTAACTGGAAACCAGGAAGCGGCAGATTACATAGAAAACATGTTTCGTGCTTTTGATAAAAATGGG GACAACACTATTGATTTTCTGGAATACGTTGCCGCCTTGAATCTAGTGCTTCGAGGAAAGTTGGAGCACAAACTGAAATggacttttaaaatgtatgacAAGGATGGGAGTGGCTGCATCGACAAAACAGAGCTCAAGGAGATTGTGGAG TCAATCTACCGACTGAAGAAAGCCTGCCATGGTGAACTTGATGAAGAGTGTAACCTACTGACCCCAGATCAAGTGGTGGATCGGATATTTGAGCTAGTGGATGAGAACGGAGATG GGGAGTTGTCTCTGGATGAGTTCATTGACGGGGCACGACGGGACAAGTGGGTCATGAAGATGCTGCAAATGGACGTGAACCCTGGGGACTGGATCAATGAACAGAGACGCCGCAGCTCCAACTCTTGA